From the genome of Scytonema hofmannii PCC 7110, one region includes:
- the glgP gene encoding alpha-glucan family phosphorylase — translation MNISSVMTAAQVLGQKLPFPLKRLADLAYNYWWSWTSDRIAIFQTIDPQEWERCGHNPVAILEAASYERLTQLAEDPFYLQQIGALASEFDEYMTRKDTWVSRVAPQITRENPIAYFCAEFGIHESLPVYSGGLGILAGDHLKSASDLGVPMVGVGLLYRQGYFRQRLNRNGWQEDYYVDNPFHRMPLELIRNQQGEPLVIDVDIRHRRVKLQIWRVQVGRVSLFLLDSDRHDNDPIDRWLTGHLYGGNQETRIAQEVVLGIGGVKALTALGIQPSVHHLNEGHAAFCTLEFARQEMERTGKSFYDVEADVRSRCVFTTHTPVPAGHDVFSPDLIDSFFAQYWPKLRLSREQFLALGARRLGDPWEPFGMTVLALRMCRTANGVSELHGQVSRKMWTILYPDRAEDKVPIGYITNGVHAPTWTAPLLAELYSQYLGADWKTRAIDPKMWEKVDEIPDEELWWRHRVLKERLIAYTRYRIKKAREMRGEDYDKIQATETLLDPNVLTIGFARRFSPYKRGHLLLRDAQRAIRIFGNAQRPVQIIFAGKAHPADEEGKRIIQRLMEWCRDSAIQHRVAFIEDYDIYVGQKLVQGVDVWLNNPRRPLEASGTSGQKVCFNGGINCSVLDGWWCEGYIADANGKGINGWAIGEDAHTSNQDLQDSIDSESLYKLLEEEIVPLYYDQDSSGIPHRWVQMMKASIKTNSPLFNTDRMIADYVSQVYVPEIATSFQPLLAKVLL, via the coding sequence ATGAATATCAGCAGTGTAATGACCGCAGCGCAGGTACTGGGCCAGAAATTACCATTCCCACTCAAGCGTTTGGCAGATTTAGCTTACAACTATTGGTGGAGTTGGACGAGCGATCGCATTGCGATCTTCCAAACTATCGATCCCCAAGAGTGGGAACGCTGCGGTCATAATCCAGTGGCAATTTTAGAAGCAGCATCATACGAACGTCTTACCCAGTTAGCGGAAGACCCCTTTTACCTACAACAGATTGGGGCGCTCGCAAGTGAGTTTGATGAGTACATGACCAGAAAAGACACTTGGGTCAGTCGGGTAGCACCACAAATTACAAGAGAAAATCCCATAGCCTACTTCTGCGCCGAATTTGGTATTCATGAATCCTTACCAGTCTATTCTGGTGGTTTGGGAATTCTGGCTGGGGATCACCTCAAATCAGCATCAGATTTAGGTGTTCCAATGGTCGGCGTTGGCTTGCTGTATCGCCAGGGTTACTTCCGACAAAGGCTAAATCGGAACGGGTGGCAAGAAGACTATTATGTAGATAACCCCTTCCATCGCATGCCCTTGGAATTAATCAGAAATCAGCAAGGGGAACCGCTCGTTATCGATGTAGACATTCGCCACCGTCGGGTGAAATTGCAAATTTGGCGAGTGCAAGTAGGACGCGTGAGTCTCTTCTTATTAGATAGCGATCGCCACGACAACGATCCCATAGACCGATGGCTTACCGGTCACTTGTATGGTGGTAACCAGGAAACCCGGATTGCTCAAGAAGTTGTTTTAGGGATTGGAGGAGTCAAAGCGCTAACAGCTTTAGGCATTCAACCTTCTGTCCATCACCTCAACGAAGGACACGCCGCCTTCTGTACTTTAGAATTTGCCCGTCAGGAAATGGAGCGCACGGGTAAATCCTTCTACGACGTAGAAGCCGATGTCCGTTCCCGTTGCGTCTTCACAACCCACACACCCGTTCCCGCCGGTCACGATGTTTTCTCACCTGACTTAATAGATTCCTTCTTTGCCCAATACTGGCCCAAGTTGCGCCTTTCTCGCGAGCAATTTTTAGCTTTAGGCGCAAGAAGATTAGGCGATCCCTGGGAACCTTTTGGTATGACTGTACTAGCATTGAGGATGTGCCGTACAGCCAACGGTGTGAGCGAATTGCACGGTCAAGTGTCCCGCAAGATGTGGACAATTTTATATCCAGATCGAGCAGAAGACAAAGTTCCTATCGGTTACATTACCAATGGAGTTCATGCTCCCACTTGGACTGCGCCCTTACTAGCAGAATTGTACTCTCAATATTTAGGAGCAGATTGGAAGACTCGTGCGATCGATCCTAAGATGTGGGAGAAAGTTGACGAAATTCCCGATGAAGAACTGTGGTGGCGACATAGAGTTTTGAAAGAGCGACTCATTGCCTACACCCGTTACAGAATTAAAAAAGCTCGCGAAATGCGTGGTGAAGATTACGACAAAATTCAAGCAACCGAAACCCTACTCGATCCCAACGTACTGACAATTGGATTTGCCAGACGCTTCAGCCCTTATAAACGAGGTCATTTGCTGTTGCGTGATGCTCAACGGGCAATTAGGATTTTTGGCAACGCTCAACGTCCGGTGCAAATTATTTTTGCAGGAAAAGCTCACCCAGCAGACGAAGAAGGCAAACGCATTATTCAGCGTTTGATGGAATGGTGCCGAGATTCAGCCATTCAGCATCGAGTTGCCTTTATAGAAGACTACGACATTTACGTTGGTCAAAAACTAGTGCAAGGCGTTGATGTTTGGTTGAATAATCCCCGTCGCCCTTTAGAAGCATCCGGTACGAGCGGGCAAAAAGTTTGCTTTAACGGAGGCATTAATTGCAGCGTACTAGATGGCTGGTGGTGTGAAGGGTACATAGCAGATGCAAATGGGAAAGGGATAAATGGGTGGGCAATTGGTGAGGATGCTCACACCAGCAATCAGGATTTGCAAGATAGTATAGATTCAGAGTCGCTTTATAAGCTTTTGGAAGAAGAAATAGTACCTCTATACTACGACCAAGACAGCAGTGGAATCCCTCACCGCTGGGTGCAAATGATGAAAGCATCAATCAAGACGAACTCACCCCTGTTCAATACAGATAGGATGATTGCCGACTACGTATCACAGGTCTACGTTCCAGAGATTGCCACAAGTTTCCAACCCCTTTTGGCGAAGGTTCTCCTTTAA
- a CDS encoding DUF6875 domain-containing protein has product MTLYTPTEINQLEQDLPYFIEITQWLKSFVAKPHSELGRPGAVCPFVPPSLKFNSMWMRVIRAQDLNLEQIENIILPYLDVFLELEPKEKPSALNKAILFIFPDIELEDAPKIIDVVQKKLKLFFVDAGLMLGEFHNLTESPGIHNPNFRPLRSPIPMLVIRPMTEADLIFMQNTDDLHLRIRYLEAYLKHYGQKIKDENKLKSAYQALASAQEQVQQEKLANLDVACV; this is encoded by the coding sequence ATGACACTTTACACACCTACAGAAATTAACCAACTCGAACAAGATCTTCCCTATTTCATAGAGATAACGCAGTGGCTAAAAAGTTTTGTGGCAAAACCTCATTCAGAATTAGGTAGACCTGGTGCTGTGTGTCCTTTTGTGCCACCATCTCTAAAGTTTAACAGTATGTGGATGAGAGTTATTCGTGCTCAAGATTTGAATTTGGAACAAATCGAAAACATTATTTTACCCTACTTAGATGTCTTTCTGGAGTTAGAACCAAAGGAGAAACCATCTGCCTTAAACAAAGCAATCTTATTCATCTTTCCTGATATCGAGCTAGAGGATGCTCCCAAAATAATTGATGTTGTTCAAAAAAAACTTAAACTTTTTTTTGTTGATGCAGGACTGATGTTAGGTGAATTTCATAACCTTACTGAAAGCCCAGGTATCCACAACCCAAACTTCCGTCCACTTCGCAGTCCTATTCCCATGTTGGTTATCCGTCCCATGACTGAAGCGGACTTAATTTTTATGCAGAATACAGACGATCTGCACTTACGTATAAGGTATCTCGAAGCTTATTTAAAGCATTATGGTCAAAAAATTAAAGATGAAAATAAGTTAAAGAGCGCTTATCAAGCATTGGCATCAGCCCAAGAACAAGTACAACAAGAGAAATTAGCAAATTTAGATGTTGCTTGTGTGTGA